A part of [Chlorobium] sp. 445 genomic DNA contains:
- a CDS encoding ATPase, producing the protein MHNGQTSIELIFPSILGYEIIARRVVATFANFVGFDQARIDDLKTAVSEACINAIEHGNQLQPHLPVYITSSYDGHRFAVEVSDTGTNPLAIIKEPKTIEEKLAGAASLRGMGMMLMAALADEFIVEPSAAPGNTVRLIWYQCEVAHT; encoded by the coding sequence ATGCACAATGGGCAAACATCCATCGAACTCATCTTTCCGAGTATTCTCGGCTACGAGATCATTGCCCGCCGAGTGGTTGCCACTTTTGCCAATTTCGTTGGGTTCGACCAAGCCCGTATAGATGATCTAAAGACCGCAGTCAGTGAAGCCTGCATCAATGCTATTGAGCACGGCAACCAACTCCAACCACATCTACCCGTCTATATCACGAGTAGCTACGATGGGCATCGTTTTGCGGTGGAGGTCAGTGACACGGGCACCAACCCATTGGCGATCATCAAAGAGCCGAAAACGATAGAAGAAAAACTTGCAGGAGCAGCTTCACTGCGAGGAATGGGCATGATGTTGATGGCAGCCCTTGCCGATGAGTTTATTGTCGAGCCATCAGCTGCGCCCGGCAATACGGTGCGCCTGATCTGGTATCAATGTGAGGTTGCCCACACATAA